From Candidatus Pedobacter colombiensis, one genomic window encodes:
- a CDS encoding DUF4251 domain-containing protein, whose amino-acid sequence MKTVRNILVLATLLIAIQVNAQTDKATTIKVIDNQHYIFNATSAMPMANNDVNRILSRMPGNGGGGTIQLSGAQYQLIVTKDSIEAYLPYYGRAYSATLNPDDAGIKFKSKNFTYKAEKKKKGSWIITMNFKDAKDTQSMILNVSDNGYGTLSVNSNTRQSISFNGFISEPKEKKE is encoded by the coding sequence ATGAAAACAGTTAGAAACATTTTAGTATTGGCTACATTGCTGATTGCAATACAAGTAAACGCGCAAACTGATAAAGCAACTACCATAAAGGTAATTGACAACCAGCATTATATTTTCAATGCTACTTCTGCAATGCCAATGGCGAATAACGACGTAAATAGGATTTTAAGCAGAATGCCAGGTAATGGTGGAGGTGGAACAATCCAGCTTTCCGGAGCGCAATACCAACTTATTGTGACTAAAGACAGCATTGAGGCTTACCTGCCTTATTATGGAAGGGCTTATAGTGCAACCTTAAACCCTGACGATGCAGGTATTAAATTCAAGTCTAAGAATTTTACATATAAAGCCGAAAAAAAGAAAAAAGGTTCGTGGATAATTACCATGAACTTTAAGGACGCCAAAGATACCCAGTCTATGATTTTAAATGTTTCTGATAATGGATACGGTACGCTTAGCGTAAACAGCAACACCAGACAGTCGATATCCTTTAACGGTTTTATTAGCGAACCTAAAGAGAAAAAGGAATAA
- a CDS encoding glutaminyl-peptide cyclotransferase, with product MHSGQVKSTFSKAMPVVCLLFSLLFVISCKEKSSAPAFSFRLPEQGQSFGLGDEVKIALDVPEGAHVTSATYLLDGKEVGIKNNADAISVSTAGLSLGYKLITAVVDNGTVKDTLTINIELKSAVKPELYGYKVINTMPHDTSAYTQGLEYHNGRFLESTGQEKHSTLRWVDVKSGKVLQQIKLDDQYFGEGSSLVGDKIVMLTWQNRLGLIFDAKSFKQLSTFPYQASMEGWGLCFDGTQLIKSDGTNKLWFLNKDTYKEERSIDVYDNNGPVDSLNELEYIDGKIYANVYTKNIIIVIDPKSGVVEKEIDFSGLLPADYFKDGEERANNVLNGIAWDVVGKRLFVTGKKWPKLFEVKLVPKK from the coding sequence ATGCATTCTGGCCAAGTTAAAAGTACATTTAGTAAAGCAATGCCTGTCGTTTGCTTGTTATTTAGTTTATTGTTTGTGATTTCCTGCAAGGAAAAATCATCTGCTCCGGCTTTTTCATTTAGGTTGCCTGAGCAGGGCCAGTCTTTTGGACTTGGTGATGAAGTAAAAATTGCACTGGATGTTCCGGAAGGAGCACATGTGACTTCTGCGACCTATTTATTGGATGGCAAGGAAGTAGGTATAAAGAATAACGCTGATGCGATTTCTGTAAGTACTGCAGGTCTGTCGTTGGGGTATAAGCTAATTACTGCTGTTGTAGACAATGGAACAGTTAAAGATACCCTAACGATCAATATAGAGCTTAAATCGGCGGTTAAACCGGAGCTGTATGGATATAAGGTAATCAATACCATGCCGCACGATACTTCGGCTTATACACAAGGTCTGGAATACCATAATGGTCGGTTTTTGGAAAGTACTGGACAGGAAAAACATTCAACCCTACGTTGGGTAGATGTAAAATCTGGGAAAGTATTGCAACAGATTAAATTGGATGATCAGTATTTTGGCGAAGGATCAAGTCTGGTAGGTGATAAAATCGTGATGCTGACGTGGCAAAATCGTTTAGGATTGATATTTGATGCAAAATCATTTAAGCAATTATCCACATTTCCATATCAGGCAAGCATGGAAGGCTGGGGCCTTTGTTTTGATGGGACTCAACTGATTAAATCAGATGGAACTAATAAGCTCTGGTTTCTGAATAAAGATACTTATAAAGAAGAAAGGTCTATAGATGTGTATGACAATAATGGCCCTGTAGATTCACTGAATGAATTGGAGTACATTGATGGTAAGATTTATGCCAATGTATATACTAAAAATATTATTATAGTGATTGACCCTAAATCAGGCGTTGTAGAGAAAGAAATTGATTTTTCGGGGTTGTTGCCAGCTGATTACTTTAAAGATGGCGAGGAGCGCGCAAATAACGTACTGAATGGCATCGCCTGGGATGTTGTAGGTAAGCGCTTGTTTGTTACCGGAAAGAAATGGCCTAAGCTATTTGAAGTAAAATTAGTGCCTAAAAAATAA
- a CDS encoding YraN family protein — protein MATHNDLGKRGEEIAVAYLENSGYRILNTNWKCARAEVDIIADLQGTIVFVEVKTRTSVDYGQPEEFVNYKKEKQLEFASSAYIEMKQHEGEIRFDIIAIVFENKHLYKINHIEDAFWPS, from the coding sequence ATGGCAACGCACAATGATCTGGGTAAACGGGGCGAAGAAATTGCTGTAGCTTATCTGGAGAATTCCGGTTATAGGATTTTAAATACGAACTGGAAATGTGCAAGAGCGGAAGTAGATATAATTGCAGATCTGCAGGGGACCATTGTTTTTGTCGAAGTGAAAACACGTACTTCAGTAGATTATGGGCAACCTGAGGAATTTGTGAATTATAAAAAGGAGAAGCAGCTTGAGTTTGCCTCTTCAGCCTATATAGAAATGAAGCAGCATGAAGGAGAGATTCGTTTTGACATTATTGCAATTGTTTTTGAAAATAAACACCTTTATAAAATTAATCATATTGAAGATGCATTCTGGCCAAGTTAA
- the dnaG gene encoding DNA primase, which produces MINQDTINKIMDTARIEEVVGDFVALKKRGTSLIGNCPFHNEKTPSFNVSVTKGIYKCFGCGKGGDSVHFIMDHEKYSYPEALKYLAQKYNIEVEETVQSPQNIEAQNARESLYIVSEYAANYFSNELWTGSDGRAIGLSYFKERGFREDILKKFQVGYSPDSWDALIQSSVAAGHKEEYLEKTGLAIRNDKGKLYDRFRGRVLFPIHNFTGRVIGFGGRTLKTDKNVPKYVNSPESDIYHKSNVLYGLYHAKKAIREFDNCYLVEGYADVLAVHQAGIENVVASSGTSLTTEQIRLIGRFTENVTILYDGDAAGIKASLRGLDMILEEGLNVKVVLFPDGHDPDSYMHHVGSGEFKKYIESNRRDFILYKANILLKEAGTDPIKRAGIIRDIIESIAKIPDEIKAAVFIRECSSLLQVEEKTLLSELSKMRIAKFKKASGNTPSPQTQSFQQHQNNAYQPYEDGPPDNLFESSGPYEAPAPTAQASNDQIQEREIVRLLLAFGHELVTWDGIDNMYIGSFIIQNLTDVVFEDRLCNRIIENYREEIENGHLPVASQFIKSQDREIADLAITLSTSPYILSENWEAKHNIYVKDESENLKATILGGLFHLKKAKIAGILSDIAHEIKTEVDPVNIEILMQRFVAMKGVEKEISKHLGITILK; this is translated from the coding sequence ATGATTAATCAGGATACGATCAACAAAATAATGGACACTGCCCGCATTGAAGAGGTGGTGGGTGATTTTGTTGCGCTAAAGAAGCGGGGTACCAGTTTAATTGGGAACTGCCCTTTTCATAATGAGAAAACACCTTCTTTTAACGTTTCAGTTACTAAAGGGATTTATAAGTGCTTTGGTTGTGGTAAAGGGGGAGATTCGGTCCATTTTATTATGGACCACGAGAAGTATTCTTACCCGGAGGCACTGAAATACCTTGCGCAGAAATACAATATTGAGGTAGAGGAGACGGTACAGTCGCCCCAAAATATTGAAGCCCAGAATGCGCGTGAAAGTTTATACATTGTTTCCGAATACGCCGCCAACTATTTCTCCAATGAGTTGTGGACGGGTAGTGATGGCCGTGCAATAGGATTAAGCTATTTTAAAGAGCGTGGCTTTAGGGAGGATATTTTAAAGAAATTCCAGGTAGGTTATTCACCCGATTCATGGGATGCGCTGATTCAAAGTTCAGTTGCTGCCGGACATAAGGAAGAATACCTTGAAAAAACAGGACTGGCCATCAGAAATGATAAAGGCAAGTTATATGACCGCTTTAGAGGTCGGGTATTGTTTCCTATTCACAACTTTACAGGTCGGGTAATTGGCTTTGGTGGGCGGACTTTAAAAACGGATAAGAATGTTCCTAAGTACGTAAACTCTCCGGAGAGTGATATTTACCACAAATCTAATGTGTTGTATGGTTTGTATCATGCAAAGAAGGCCATTAGGGAATTCGACAATTGCTATCTGGTCGAGGGTTATGCAGATGTACTGGCTGTGCACCAGGCTGGGATAGAGAATGTGGTGGCTTCATCAGGTACTTCTTTAACCACTGAGCAGATCCGGTTGATTGGTAGATTTACAGAGAATGTGACTATTCTTTATGACGGGGATGCTGCGGGGATAAAGGCCTCTTTGCGTGGATTGGATATGATCCTGGAAGAGGGGCTCAATGTTAAAGTTGTGCTTTTTCCGGATGGCCATGATCCGGATTCTTATATGCACCATGTAGGATCTGGAGAGTTTAAAAAATACATAGAGAGTAACCGCAGGGACTTTATTTTATATAAAGCCAATATCTTACTTAAAGAGGCTGGTACCGACCCAATAAAAAGGGCTGGCATCATCAGAGATATCATAGAAAGTATTGCCAAGATCCCAGATGAGATTAAGGCAGCAGTTTTTATAAGAGAATGTAGCAGTTTATTGCAGGTTGAGGAAAAGACATTACTGTCTGAACTCAGCAAAATGCGGATTGCAAAGTTTAAGAAAGCTTCCGGGAATACTCCAAGTCCGCAGACACAGTCTTTTCAGCAACATCAAAACAACGCCTATCAGCCTTACGAAGATGGACCGCCAGATAACCTGTTTGAAAGCTCTGGCCCTTATGAGGCGCCTGCTCCAACAGCTCAAGCCAGCAATGATCAGATTCAGGAACGGGAAATTGTACGGTTATTGTTGGCATTTGGCCACGAGTTGGTTACCTGGGATGGTATCGATAATATGTATATTGGATCGTTTATTATCCAGAATTTAACGGATGTGGTCTTCGAAGATAGGCTCTGTAACCGTATTATTGAAAACTATAGGGAGGAAATTGAAAATGGGCACTTGCCTGTTGCCAGTCAATTTATAAAAAGTCAGGATCGTGAAATTGCGGACCTTGCGATTACGCTTTCCACATCGCCCTACATCTTAAGTGAGAATTGGGAGGCTAAACATAATATTTATGTTAAGGATGAAAGTGAAAACTTGAAAGCGACTATTTTGGGTGGTTTATTTCACTTGAAAAAAGCCAAAATAGCAGGAATTCTTTCCGATATTGCTCACGAAATTAAAACGGAAGTAGACCCTGTGAATATAGAGATTTTAATGCAAAGATTTGTGGCGATGAAAGGGGTGGAGAAGGAGATTTCTAAACATTTAGGCATTACAATCTTAAAATAG
- a CDS encoding serine hydrolase, whose protein sequence is MNRNKIMGLLALLLFNFAVKAQLSSAQVDSLVQKALVTFDVPGIAVAIVKDGRVIHSKGYGVRSLQTKASVTDHTLFGIASNSKAFTAAGLAILVDEGKLRWDDKVVDLIADFKMYNPYVTQEFTVRDLLTHRSGLGLGAGDLMIWPDSTTVTKAELIHNLRFLKPVSGFRTKFDYDNLLYVVAGEVLAKVSGMTWEDFIEQRIMRPLGMTESAADYSRLKDNRNSIDAHAPVNGKITVIGKEFTSIANAAGGIWSNVAEMSKWAVMQLNDGKYGENLSKKIFTAASHQEMWSPQTIMGGGSPYNTHFNSYGLGWFLSDVNGYLQASHTGGLGGIVTQVTLIPELKLGIIVLTNQESGAAFTAITNSIKDGYFGIKGKDRIKQYRTNELKSHEEGEAITKKVWADIAAAQNKNIAKPDLDIYTGKFRDDWFGEINVVKNGADLWFQAIKSPKLKGKMSFYKGNTFIVKWNDSSMNADAYVIFALGKDGQASGIKMEAISPLTDFSYDFQDLDFSRINKK, encoded by the coding sequence ATGAATAGAAACAAAATCATGGGCTTACTGGCTTTATTGCTGTTTAACTTTGCTGTAAAAGCGCAATTGAGCTCAGCGCAGGTAGATAGCCTGGTTCAAAAGGCGCTTGTTACTTTTGATGTTCCGGGAATTGCGGTTGCTATTGTAAAAGATGGTAGAGTGATTCACAGCAAAGGTTATGGTGTACGGTCACTGCAGACAAAAGCATCTGTAACGGATCATACGCTTTTTGGAATTGCGTCCAATAGTAAAGCCTTTACTGCCGCGGGCCTGGCTATTCTGGTTGATGAAGGGAAGTTGCGCTGGGATGATAAGGTGGTAGACCTGATCGCTGACTTTAAAATGTATAATCCTTATGTAACTCAGGAGTTCACCGTTAGGGATTTGTTGACACATCGAAGCGGACTGGGGCTTGGTGCCGGCGATTTGATGATCTGGCCAGATTCTACTACTGTAACTAAAGCGGAACTGATTCATAATTTAAGGTTTTTGAAACCTGTATCAGGATTTAGAACCAAGTTTGATTATGATAACCTGTTGTATGTGGTGGCTGGAGAGGTTTTGGCAAAGGTATCTGGCATGACCTGGGAAGACTTTATCGAGCAGCGGATCATGAGGCCATTAGGCATGACCGAAAGTGCAGCAGATTATTCGCGTTTAAAAGACAATAGAAATTCAATCGATGCGCACGCTCCTGTTAATGGTAAAATCACTGTGATTGGGAAGGAATTTACCTCTATTGCGAATGCAGCGGGCGGGATTTGGTCTAATGTAGCTGAAATGAGTAAATGGGCAGTTATGCAATTGAATGATGGTAAATACGGAGAAAATCTGAGTAAAAAGATATTTACAGCTGCATCGCATCAGGAAATGTGGAGTCCGCAAACCATTATGGGTGGTGGATCGCCCTACAACACGCATTTTAACAGCTACGGCTTAGGTTGGTTTTTGAGTGATGTGAATGGTTATTTGCAAGCATCACATACAGGTGGCCTTGGAGGCATTGTAACTCAGGTAACGCTAATTCCGGAACTTAAGTTGGGTATTATTGTCCTGACCAATCAAGAGTCCGGAGCAGCTTTTACAGCAATTACGAATTCTATTAAAGATGGATATTTTGGTATTAAGGGAAAGGACCGTATCAAGCAATATAGAACCAATGAATTAAAAAGTCATGAAGAGGGCGAGGCCATAACTAAAAAAGTTTGGGCTGATATTGCGGCGGCACAAAATAAGAACATCGCCAAACCCGATCTGGATATATATACTGGAAAATTTAGAGATGACTGGTTTGGGGAAATTAATGTGGTTAAAAATGGAGCCGATTTATGGTTTCAAGCGATTAAATCTCCTAAATTAAAAGGGAAGATGTCCTTTTATAAAGGAAATACGTTTATTGTAAAATGGAATGACAGTAGCATGAATGCGGATGCTTATGTTATTTTTGCTTTAGGAAAAGATGGGCAGGCAAGCGGAATAAAAATGGAAGCTATTTCACCATTGACAGACTTTAGCTATGATTTCCAGGATTTGGATTTCAGCAGAATTAATAAAAAATAA
- a CDS encoding M20 family metallopeptidase produces the protein MIIKDKIKALSGDIFEQVVGYRHHLHANPELSFKEFQTSAFIKGILTDWGIPFTEMANTGVVGLITGELPSDKIIALRADMDALPILEANDKPYASKNSGVMHACGHDVHSSSLLGTAYILNSLKGEFGGTVKLIFQPAEEMLPGGASIMIKEGVLENPKPQQIIGQHVMPLIESGKVGFRSGIYMASTDELYVTVRGKGGHGAQPHQNIDPVLIASHIVVALQQIVSRNADPRLPSVLSFGKVIANGATNIIPNEVKLEGTFRTLNEEWRKEAKRLMKKMAEGIAESMGGSCEFNIMDGYPYLINEPQVTANVRASAEDYLGKENVVDLDIWMAAEDFAYYSQITDACFYRLGTGNKEKDTCYSVHTPNFDIDEDALKLSTGLMAYMAVKQLGN, from the coding sequence ATGATAATTAAAGATAAGATTAAGGCACTTTCCGGCGATATATTTGAGCAGGTTGTGGGCTATCGTCACCACTTGCATGCTAATCCGGAGCTTTCTTTTAAGGAATTTCAAACTTCAGCATTTATTAAGGGTATTTTAACAGATTGGGGTATTCCTTTTACTGAAATGGCCAATACAGGCGTTGTTGGATTGATTACCGGTGAGCTTCCTTCGGACAAGATCATCGCTTTGCGTGCTGATATGGACGCATTGCCGATATTGGAGGCTAATGATAAACCTTATGCTTCTAAAAATTCGGGTGTAATGCATGCCTGTGGTCATGATGTACATAGCTCTTCTTTGCTGGGGACAGCCTATATTTTGAATAGTTTGAAGGGAGAGTTTGGTGGGACTGTGAAATTGATATTTCAGCCTGCAGAAGAAATGTTGCCTGGTGGGGCAAGCATCATGATCAAAGAAGGTGTATTGGAAAATCCTAAACCTCAGCAGATCATCGGGCAGCATGTAATGCCTTTGATTGAGTCGGGTAAGGTAGGTTTCCGCTCAGGTATTTATATGGCCTCTACAGATGAGCTATATGTAACTGTGCGCGGTAAAGGCGGGCATGGAGCTCAGCCACATCAGAATATAGATCCGGTTTTGATTGCCTCACATATTGTAGTGGCCTTACAACAGATTGTGAGCAGAAATGCCGATCCGCGTTTACCATCGGTGCTTTCTTTTGGTAAGGTAATTGCCAATGGTGCAACGAATATCATTCCTAATGAGGTAAAACTGGAAGGTACTTTCAGGACACTGAATGAGGAATGGCGTAAGGAAGCTAAACGTTTGATGAAAAAAATGGCCGAAGGCATTGCAGAAAGCATGGGCGGAAGCTGTGAATTTAACATTATGGATGGTTACCCTTATTTAATCAATGAGCCGCAAGTAACCGCAAATGTGCGTGCAAGTGCCGAAGATTATTTAGGTAAGGAAAATGTAGTTGATTTGGATATCTGGATGGCTGCTGAAGACTTTGCTTATTACTCGCAGATTACCGATGCCTGTTTCTACAGATTAGGCACCGGGAATAAAGAGAAGGACACCTGTTATTCTGTGCATACGCCAAATTTTGACATAGACGAAGATGCTTTGAAGCTATCTACAGGCTTAATGGCTTATATGGCAGTAAAGCAGTTGGGTAATTAA
- a CDS encoding SPOR domain-containing protein, with translation MKKLLTGLLCCFSAVAFAQTKGVVSVVKDPMIDSLIAKRIELNLKSAATSTPGTAGSGRPGTTLVSQMGYRVQIFYGSDRREVFNEQSKFNSSYPELNTYITYKQPNYYLRVGDFRTRLEAQHLMNELRQIFPTLFIFREKINAPNLNYSNDN, from the coding sequence ATGAAAAAATTGTTAACTGGCTTATTGTGTTGTTTTTCTGCTGTCGCATTTGCTCAAACAAAGGGGGTAGTTTCGGTAGTAAAGGACCCTATGATAGACAGTTTAATTGCCAAACGCATAGAATTAAATTTAAAATCTGCAGCTACCAGTACTCCGGGAACGGCAGGGAGTGGCAGACCGGGAACAACGCTTGTTTCACAAATGGGTTACCGCGTACAGATCTTTTACGGATCGGACAGGCGTGAGGTTTTTAACGAGCAGAGTAAATTCAACTCCAGCTATCCTGAGTTAAATACCTACATTACTTATAAGCAACCAAATTATTATTTACGGGTAGGTGATTTCAGAACACGGCTGGAAGCACAGCACTTAATGAATGAGCTTAGACAGATATTCCCTACGTTGTTTATTTTCAGGGAAAAGATTAATGCACCTAATTTAAATTACAGCAATGATAATTAA
- the secA gene encoding preprotein translocase subunit SecA yields the protein MLGFLTKVFGSKSERDIKALQPIVVKINQEYAKLSSLSNDELRNKTVYFKDVIAKALAEIDGKISGLKTDGESQELSLAEKTAIYDQIDALIKDRDKELEVVLQQILPEAFAVVKETSRRFSENETLEVTATQFDRDYAARKKNVVIQGDKALWANHWEAAGVEVLWNMVHYDVQLIGGMVLHSGKIAEMATGEGKTLVSTLPAYLNALAGQGVHIVTVNDYLARRDSEWNGPLFEFHGISVDCIDKHEPNSQERRNAYLADITYGTNNEFGFDYLRDNMSQTPDQLVQRKLHFAMVDEVDSVLIDDARTPLIISGPVPFGDQHEFHELKPRIERLVNAQKEYVTRALNEAKKLINDGKAGTEEGEGGLALLRAHRGLPKNKALIKFLSEGSVKQTLLKTENHYMADQSKNMPKVDSELFFYIDEKNNQVELTEKGIELITKSGEDAHFFVLPDVGTEIAEIEKSSLSSEEKIAKKDALMRDYSIKAERIHSVNQLLKAYTLFEIDVEYIIDEGKIKIVDEQTGRIMDGRRYSDGLHQAIEAKENVKVEDASQTYATVTLQNFFRMYHKLCGMTGTATTEAGEFWSIYKLDVVEIPTNRVISRKDHQDYVYRTVREKYNAVAEEIVKLTQAGRPVLVGTTSVEISELLSRMLKLRGIKHNVLNAKMHQKEADIVAEAGQTGQVTIATNMAGRGTDIKLGPGVKEAGGLAIVGTERHESRRVDRQLRGRAGRQGDPGSSQFFVSLEDNLMRLFGSERISNIMVKMGIEDGEVIQHSMITKSIERAQKKVEENNFGIRKRLLEYDDVMNSQRSVIYSKRRNALFGDRLDVDMSNMVFDVAEDIVTEYKEEGNYEGFKLEVIKNFSADTTIDEAEFNSKGIHTLTDKLFEEVTAFYARKSDAIISQAMPVLNQVFAERGEQIEQIVVPFTDGLRSVQVPVGLKKAIDNGGREITKSFEKTIVLALIDESWKEHLREMDELKQSVQNAVYEQKDPLIIYKMEAFNLFKNMLNAVNKEVVSFLYKGGIPVQTDPNDVREAQAPRPAPSRLKMSKPEFGQSTSSADVMDDTRELAPQQPIRKEVTVGRNDLCPCGSGKKYKNCHGAGL from the coding sequence ATGTTAGGATTTTTAACCAAGGTATTTGGAAGCAAATCAGAAAGAGATATAAAGGCATTACAGCCTATTGTCGTAAAAATAAACCAGGAATACGCAAAGCTATCCTCATTAAGCAACGATGAGTTACGTAATAAAACAGTATACTTTAAAGATGTTATTGCGAAAGCATTAGCGGAAATTGACGGTAAAATCAGTGGTTTAAAAACCGATGGCGAAAGTCAGGAATTGTCATTAGCTGAAAAAACAGCTATATACGATCAGATTGATGCGTTGATTAAAGACCGTGATAAAGAACTTGAGGTGGTTTTGCAGCAGATCCTGCCTGAAGCTTTTGCTGTAGTTAAAGAAACTTCGAGACGTTTTTCTGAAAATGAAACATTAGAGGTTACCGCTACACAATTTGACCGCGATTATGCTGCCCGTAAGAAAAATGTAGTGATCCAGGGTGATAAAGCACTTTGGGCTAATCATTGGGAAGCTGCAGGTGTAGAAGTTCTTTGGAACATGGTACATTATGATGTGCAGTTGATTGGTGGTATGGTGTTACATAGTGGTAAAATTGCTGAGATGGCTACTGGTGAGGGTAAAACCTTAGTAAGTACATTGCCAGCATATCTGAATGCACTAGCTGGGCAAGGTGTACACATTGTAACGGTGAATGATTACCTCGCCCGTCGTGACTCGGAGTGGAATGGTCCTTTGTTTGAATTCCACGGTATCTCGGTAGATTGTATTGATAAACATGAGCCGAACTCGCAAGAGCGTAGAAATGCATATTTAGCTGACATTACTTACGGTACCAACAACGAGTTTGGTTTTGATTATCTGCGTGACAACATGTCGCAGACTCCAGACCAGCTGGTACAACGTAAATTGCATTTTGCGATGGTGGATGAGGTCGATTCAGTATTGATTGATGATGCCCGTACACCTTTGATCATTTCCGGACCTGTTCCTTTTGGTGATCAGCACGAGTTTCATGAGTTGAAACCAAGGATTGAACGCCTGGTAAATGCGCAGAAAGAATATGTGACCAGAGCTTTAAATGAAGCTAAGAAATTAATTAACGACGGTAAAGCCGGAACCGAAGAAGGTGAAGGTGGTTTAGCACTTTTACGTGCGCACCGTGGTTTACCTAAAAATAAAGCCTTGATTAAGTTTTTGAGCGAGGGTAGTGTGAAACAAACCTTATTGAAAACGGAGAATCATTATATGGCTGATCAGTCTAAGAATATGCCTAAGGTAGATTCGGAACTGTTCTTCTATATCGATGAGAAAAACAATCAGGTTGAGTTGACTGAAAAAGGTATTGAGCTGATCACCAAATCTGGTGAAGATGCACATTTCTTTGTATTGCCTGATGTAGGTACTGAGATTGCTGAGATTGAGAAATCATCATTAAGCAGCGAAGAGAAAATTGCAAAGAAAGATGCTTTGATGCGCGATTATTCAATCAAAGCAGAACGCATTCACTCTGTGAACCAGTTGTTGAAAGCTTATACTTTGTTTGAGATTGATGTAGAGTACATCATTGATGAAGGAAAGATCAAGATCGTTGATGAGCAGACTGGTCGTATTATGGATGGTCGTCGTTATTCTGATGGTTTACACCAGGCAATTGAGGCTAAAGAGAATGTGAAAGTAGAGGATGCTTCACAAACTTATGCTACTGTTACTTTGCAAAACTTCTTTAGAATGTACCACAAGCTTTGTGGTATGACGGGTACTGCAACTACGGAAGCAGGTGAGTTCTGGTCTATCTATAAATTGGATGTGGTGGAGATTCCTACCAACAGAGTAATTTCAAGAAAAGATCATCAGGATTATGTTTACCGTACAGTACGCGAAAAATACAATGCAGTAGCAGAAGAAATTGTAAAACTAACGCAAGCAGGTAGGCCGGTATTGGTGGGTACTACTTCGGTAGAGATTTCGGAACTATTGAGCAGGATGCTGAAACTTCGTGGAATTAAGCACAATGTGTTGAACGCGAAGATGCACCAGAAAGAGGCGGATATTGTTGCCGAAGCAGGTCAGACAGGTCAGGTAACCATTGCGACCAACATGGCGGGTCGTGGTACGGATATTAAATTAGGCCCAGGCGTTAAAGAAGCAGGAGGTTTGGCCATCGTAGGTACTGAGCGTCATGAGTCTCGTCGTGTAGACAGACAGTTGCGCGGTCGTGCCGGTCGCCAGGGTGATCCGGGTTCATCTCAGTTCTTCGTATCTCTTGAAGATAACTTAATGAGGTTATTCGGATCTGAAAGGATTTCCAACATCATGGTGAAAATGGGTATTGAGGATGGTGAGGTGATTCAGCATTCGATGATTACCAAATCTATTGAGCGTGCACAGAAGAAAGTTGAAGAAAACAATTTTGGTATTCGTAAGCGTTTGCTGGAGTATGATGACGTAATGAACTCACAGCGTTCTGTAATCTATTCGAAACGTAGAAATGCCTTGTTTGGCGATCGTTTGGATGTAGACATGAGCAATATGGTATTTGATGTTGCGGAAGATATTGTAACTGAATATAAAGAAGAAGGTAATTACGAAGGGTTTAAACTGGAAGTAATTAAAAATTTCTCTGCAGATACAACTATCGATGAGGCAGAATTTAACTCAAAAGGCATTCATACTTTAACTGATAAATTGTTTGAGGAGGTTACAGCTTTCTATGCAAGGAAATCAGATGCCATCATTAGTCAGGCGATGCCGGTATTGAACCAGGTGTTTGCAGAGCGAGGTGAGCAGATCGAGCAGATCGTGGTTCCATTTACTGATGGACTACGTAGCGTACAAGTGCCTGTTGGTCTTAAAAAAGCAATAGACAATGGTGGGCGCGAAATTACCAAATCATTTGAGAAAACAATTGTACTGGCCTTGATCGATGAGTCATGGAAAGAACATTTGCGTGAAATGGATGAATTGAAGCAGTCGGTTCAAAATGCAGTTTACGAGCAGAAAGATCCATTGATCATCTATAAAATGGAAGCCTTTAATTTGTTCAAAAACATGTTGAATGCAGTGAACAAAGAGGTGGTAAGTTTCTTATATAAAGGTGGAATCCCTGTACAAACAGACCCTAATGATGTAAGAGAAGCACAGGCGCCAAGGCCAGCACCAAGCAGATTGAAAATGTCTAAACCAGAGTTCGGACAGTCTACCAGCAGTGCCGATGTAATGGATGATACCCGTGAGCTGGCACCTCAGCAACCGATACGCAAAGAAGTTACTGTGGGCAGAAATGACCTTTGTCCTTGCGGTAGTGGTAAGAAATACAAAAACTGCCATGGTGCAGGATTGTAA